Proteins from a single region of Centropristis striata isolate RG_2023a ecotype Rhode Island chromosome 9, C.striata_1.0, whole genome shotgun sequence:
- the LOC131977381 gene encoding vitellogenin-1-like, protein MKAVVLALTLAFVAGQPHNFAPDFAAGKTYVYKYEAMLLGGLPEEGLARPGLKVRTKVLISAAAENIFMLKLAEPELSEYSGIWPKDHFIPATKLTSALEPQLLTPIKFEYANGVVGKVLAPEGISTTVLNIYRGILNVLQLNIKKTQNVYEIHEAGAQGVCKTLYAITEDEKAERIILTKTRDLNHCQEKIVKDLGLAYTEKCVKCQQDSKNLRGATAYNYVLKQVADGILILEAAVNELIQFSPFSEMNGAAQMQTKQSLVFVEIQRATIAPIEAQYIHRGSLKYEFSTELLQTPIQLVKIVNVQTQIMEVLNHVVIHNMEKVHEDAPLKFLELIQLLRRARTEDLEVLWSQYRTKHAYRQWILDAIPAIGTPVALKFIKEKYLADELTAPEAAQALIASIHMVTADTEAIKLVESMAVNNKITENRILREVTLLGYGTMVSKFCVERPVCPAELIKPVQDLLTEAVTRDDTQEIILLLKVLGNAAHPTSLKPITKILPIHGTAAASLPVRVHADAIMALRNIAKKEPRMIQELALQLYMDRALHPELRMLACIVLFETRPPMGLVTTLANIVKTEPNLQVASFTYSHMKSLTRSTAAIHASVAAACNVAVKILSPKLDRLSMRFSKALHMDIYNNPLMLGAAASAFYINDAATILPRSIVAKTRAYLAGAAADVLEVGVRTEGLQEVLLKNPALIDNVDRITKMKRVIKALSQWRSLPTSKPLASIYVKFFGQEIAFANIDRLLVDQAIAIATGPAVQELGRNAIKAVLAGVNVHLVKPLLLTEVRRIMPTAAGLPVELSLYTTAVAAATAQVKAITRPELPENFHIAHLLKTEMQLETEIKPSAIVNTFAVMGVNTEIIQASMISKAQLNAVVPAKIAASLNINEGHFKIEVLPVSVPEHIAAVRVETVAVARNVEDLAAARITSLFPAKVLEPLSREILRSKIISSAADSLSKSSEILQEDIAKIKTKAIKFDKKYCAKALAVGLKGCLKVATENAAAIRDIALYKLAGKHLIALSFQPIEGERVERLEMEVQVGPKAAEKLIKQINLSKEIIEEKQDLLKLKKILEPRQRNITSSSSSSSSSSRSRLSSSSSSSSSSSSSSSSSRVSRKAIDAAAPIRKLRSSSSSSSRSSSSSRSRSSSRSSRSSSSSRLSSSRSVSRSSSASSLASLFSASSSSSRSSARISQRVTRQRFQKHHKMQAITSQAAAISRSRSSASSFEAIYQQKKFLGSEVEPTFAIILRAVRADKKVMGYELATYLDKVTSRLQVILAALAEDDNWKFCADGALLSKHKVTAKIAWGEECKQYETTITAETGLLGANPAGRLRVAWNKLPFALKRYAKKIYNYIPIRSLPGLIKQKEETSDKQLSFTVVASSEKTIDFIWKTPTHSVYKMSLLLPIPLPLDEIKELIPFKDVIDQVQYLFSKAGAAECSFRRDALTTFNNRRYKNEMPLSCYQVLAQDCTDELKFMVLLKKDHIEQNHINVKIADIDIDLYPKNNDVIVKVNGMEIPINNLPYQHPTAKIQIRPKDEGISVYAPSHGLHEVYFDKNSWTVRVADWMKGQTCGLCGRADGEIKQEYRTPNGRLSKNPVSYAHSWVLPAESCRDSTECRMKLESVQLERQINIHGQESRCYSVEPVLRCLAGCFPVKTTTVNVGFHCQPIDSRPETLSSMYDNSEDLREKTEAHLACSCTAQCA, encoded by the exons ATGAAAGCGGTTGTGCTTGCCCTGACTTTGGCCTTTGTGG cCGGTCAACCTCATAACTTTG CTCCGGATTTTGCTGCCGGTAAGACTTATGTCTACAAGTATGAGGCAATGCTCCTGGGCGGTCTGCCCGAGGAAGGTTTAGCAAGACCCGGACTCAAAGTACGCACCAAAGTTCTCATCAGTGCTGCAGCCGAAAATATATTCATGCTGAAG CTTGCTGAACCTGAGCTCAGCGAGTACAGCGGCATCTGGCCTAAGGACCACTTTATCCCAGCAACCAAGCTGACTTCAGCCTTGGAACCTCAGCTCTTGACTCCCATCAAGTTTGAGTATGCCAATGGTGTTGTTGGAAAAGTGCTCGCTCCTGAGGGAATCTCAACAACAGTGCTGAACATCTACAGAGGTATCCTGAACGTCCTTCAGCTCAACATCAAGAAGACACAGAACGTCTACGAGATCCATGAG GCTGGAGCTCAGGGTGTGTGCAAGACCCTCTATGCCATCACTGAGGATGAAAAGGCTGAACGCATCATCCTGACAAAGACCAGGGATCTGAACCACTGCCAGGAGAAGATTGTGAAGGATCTGGGGTTGGCATACACTGAGAAATGCGTCAAGTGCCAGCAG GATTCAAAGAACCTGAGAGGAGCTACCGCATACAACTATGTCTTGAAGCAAGTCGCTGACGGCATCCTGATCCTGGAGGCAGCAGTTAATGAGTTGATCCAGTTCTCACCTTTCTCTGAGATGAATGGAGCTGCTCAGATGCAAACCAA GCAATCCTTGGTCTTCGTTGAGATTCAGAGAGCCACCATTGCACCCATCGAGGCTCAATATATTCACCGTGGATCTCTTAAGTACGAGTTTTCCACTGAGCTTCTTCAGACACCGATCCAGCTCGTCAAGATCGTCAATGTACAGACTCAG ATCATGGAGGTTCTGAATCATGTGGTTATCCACAATATGGAGAAAGTCCACGAGGATGCCCCTCTGAAGTTTTTGGAACTCATTCAGCTTCTTCGTAGAGCTCGCACTGAAGACCTGGAAGTGCTTTGGAGCCAATACAGAACCAAACATGCCTACAG ACAGTGGATCTTGGACGCCATCCCTGCCATTGGAACTCCTGTTGCTCTGAAATTCATCAAGGAGAAATACTTGGCTGATGAACTGACTGCTCCTGAAGCTGCTCAGGCTTTGATTGCATCTATTCACATGGTGACAGCCGACACTGAGGCCATCAAGCTGGTTGAG AGCATGGCAGTCAACAACAAGATTACTGAGAATCGCATTCTGCGTGAGGTCACCCTCCTTGGCTATGGTACCATGGTTTCAAAATTCTGTGTTGAGAGGCCCGTCTGCCCTGCTGAATTGATCAAG CCCGTCCAGGACCTCCTTACAGAGGCTGTCACTAGAGACGATACCCAGGAAATCATCCTGCTCCTGAAGGTTTTGGGTAACGCTGCCCATCCTACTAGCCTTAAGCCGATTACAAAGATCCTGCCCATTCATGGCACCGCTGCCGCATCTCTGCCCGTCAGAGTTCACGCTGATGCCATCATGGCCCTGAGGAACATTGCAAAGAAGGAGCCCAGAATG ATCCAGGAGTTGGCTCTTCAGCTCTACATGGACAGAGCTCTTCACCCAGAGCTTCGTATGCTCGCATGCATCGTGCTGTTTGAGACAAGGCCTCCAATGGGTTTGGTGACAACTCTTGCCAACATTGTGAAGACAGAGCCAAATCTGCAGGTTGCAAGCTTCACTTACTCTCACATGAAGTCCCTGACCAGGAGCACCGCTGCTATCCATGCCTCAGT TGCTGCAGCCTGCAATGTTGCCGTCAAAATCTTGAGCCCCAAGCTGGACAGACTGAGCATGCGTTTCAGCAAAGCCCTCCACATGGACATCTACAACA ATCCCTTGATGCTTGGTGCTGCTGCCAGCGCTTTCTACATCAATGATGCTGCCACCATTCTGCCCAGATCTATTGTGGCTAAGACCCGTGCCTACCTGGCTGGAGCTGCTGCCGATGTTCTGGAG GTTGGAGTAAGAACTGAGGGACTCCAGGAGGTTCTCCTGAAAAACCCTGCTCTCATTGACAATGTTGACAGAATCACCAAGATGAAGCGTGTCATTAAGGCT cTCTCTCAGTGGAGGTCTCTGCCCACTAGCAAACCCCTGGCTTCCATCTATGTCAAATTCTTTGGACAAGAAATTGCCTTTGCCAACATTGACAGACTCTTGGTTGACCAGGCCATTGCG ATCGCCACTGGACCCGCTGTTCAAGAACTCGGTAGGAATGCCATCAAGGCTGTGCTGGCTGGTGTTAACGTGCACCTCGTTAAGCCCCTGCTGCTCACTGAGGTGAGGCGTATCATGCCAACTGCTGCTGGTCTTCCAGTGGAGCTCAGTCTGTACACTACTGCTGTGGCTGCCGCAACTGCTCAAG tCAAGGCCATCACAAGGCCAGAGCTGCCAGAAAACTTCCACATTGCTCATCTTCTGAAGACAGAGATGCAACTTGAGACTGAGATCAAACCAAG CGCTATTGTGAACACATTTGCCGTGATGGGGGTAAACACTGAGATAATCCAGGCTTCCATGATATCAAAGGCTCAACTCAACGCTGTTGTGCCTGCCAAAATCGCCGCAAGTCTTAACATCAACGAGGGCCACTTTAAGATCGAAGTTCTGCCCGTTTCTGTGCCTGAACACATTGCAGCTGTGCG TGTTGAGACTGTAGCTGTGGCAAGAAATGTTGAAGATCTTGCTGCTGCAAGAATCACTTCCCTCTTCCCTGCCAAGGTCTTGGAGCCACTCTCAAGGGAGATCCTCAGATCTAAGATTATTTCCTCTGCTGCTGATAGTTTG TCAAAATCCTCAGAGATCCTTCAGGAGGATATTGCTAAGATTAAAACCAAAGCAATTAAGTTTGATAAGAAGTACTGTGCTAAAGCTCTTGCCGTTGGACTGAAGGGCTGTTTGAAGGTTGCCACTGAAAACGCTGCTGCCATCCGGGACATTGCCCTGTACAAACTGGCTGGAAAGCATCTTATTGCTCTTTCCTTCCAACCAA TTGAAGGTGAGCGGGTTGAAAGACTGGAGATGGAGGTTCAAGTTGGACCAAAGGCTGCAGAGAAGCTCATCAAACAGATCAACCTGAGTAAAGAaataattgaagaaaaacagGACTTGTTGAAGCTCAAGAAAATCCTGGAACCTCGTCAAAGGAACATcacctcatcttcctcctctagCTCAAGCAGCTCTCGCTCAAGACTCTCCAGCTCTTCTTCCAGCTCCTCTTCCAGCTCCTCTTCCAGCTCCTCATCTCGTGTCAGCCGCAAGGCCATTGATGCAGCCGCTCCAATCCGTAAACttcgcagcagcagcagcagcagtagcagaagcagcagcagcagcagaagcagaagcagcagcagaagcagcagaagcagcagcagcagcagactcaGCTCCTCCAGATCTGTGAGCAGGTCCAGCTCCGCATCTAGCCTTGCATCACTCTTCAGTGCCAGCTCAAGTTCCTCTCGCTCCAGTGCTCGTATCTCACAG CGCGTGACTCGTCAAAGGTTCCAGAAGCACCACAAGATGCAG GCTATCACCTCCCAAGCCGCTGCCATTTCCAGGAGCAGAAGCAGCGCCTCAAGCTTCGAAGCCATCTATCAACAG AAAAAATTCCTTGGGAGTGAAGTTGAACCTACTTTTGCCATCATCTTGCGTGCCGTCAGAGCTGACAAAAAGGTAATGGGATACGAGCTGGCCACCTACCTGGACAAAGTTACCAGCAGACTGCAGGTTATTCTGGCTGCCTTGGCTGAGGACGACAACTGGAAGTTCTGTGCTGATGGAGCTCTGCTCAGCAAGCACAAAGTCACA GCAAAGATTGCCTGGGGAGAAGAATGCAAGCAGTACGAAACCACAATCACAGCTGAAACTGGTCTTCTTGGTGCAAACCCTGCAGGTCGCCTCAGAGTGGCCTGGAACAAACTGCCTTTTGCACTTAAACGCTATGCAAAGAA gatctatAACTACATTCCTATTCGCTCACTCCCCGGCCTGATTaaacaaaaggaagaaaccAGCGACAAGCAGCTCTCATTCACAGTGGTTGCCTCATCTGAGAAGACCATTGACTTCATCTGGAAAACACCAACA CACAGTGTCTACAAGATGTCTCTGCTTCTTCCCATCCCTCTGCCGCTTGATGAAATCAAAGAGCTTATCCCCTTCAAAGACGTTATTgatcaagtacagtacttgtttTCAAAGGCTGGAGCAG CTGAATGTAGCTTCAGGAGAGACGCACTGACCACATTCAACAACAGGAGATACAAGAATGAGATGCCTCTGTCTTGCTACCAAGTTCTGGCACAGGATTGCACAGATGAGCTGAAATTCATGGTTCTGCTGAAGAAGGATCACATTGAACAGAACCACATCAATGTAAAGATCGCTGACAT TGATATCGACCTGTACCCCAAGAACAATGACGTCATCGTGAAGGTCAACGGAATGGAAATACCCATCAACAACCTGCCATACCAGCATCCCACAG CTAAAATCCAGATCAGGCCAAAGGATGAAGGCATTTCTGTGTACGCTCCCAGCCATGGTCTTCATGAGGTCTATTTTGACAAGAACTCATGGACG GTTAGAGTTGCAGACTGGATGAAGGGACAGACCTGTGGACTTTGTGGAAGGGCTGATGGGGAAATCAAACAGGAGTACCGCACACCCAACGGACGCTTGAGCAAGAACCCAGTCAGCTATGCCCATTCCTGGGTTCTGCCAGCTGAGAGCTGCAGGGACAGCACTG AGTGCCGCATGAAGCTCGAATCTGTGCAGCTGGAGAGGCAGATTAACATTCATGGCCAGGAATCCAGATGCTACTCTGTTGAGCCTGTGCTGCGCTGTCTGGCTGGCTGCTTCCCTGTGAAGACCACCACCGTCAATGTTGGCTTCCACTGCCAGCCCATTG ATTCTCGCCCAGAGACCCTGAGCAGCATGTACGACAACAGCGAGGATCTCAGGGAAAAAACAGAAGCCCATCTGGCCTGCAGCTGCACTGCTCAGTGTGCTTAA
- the LOC131977876 gene encoding afadin- and alpha-actinin-binding protein-like isoform X2: protein MPESSLVKDISSSSAECRSAPLRRFSQSSLPLHRNYMFSNFCTEHNVQECLSHINQEVSSLGLPPVWTEASGSSEMNVVAVLNCMYDLIQLHRRGLRTLENMEVEQLKSSSNVDFLQLNNTQLKEQLELSKRENTGLLERERQLQLKVKSLQNCLKNEKEEVQKLQNIIASRASQYNHEMKRKEREFNKLKERLNQLLIDKKEKKQAIDVLNNIGRADGKRSLWKTEKTEAKHEGEMYKTLLSDYDTRQRELLLENAELKKVLQQMKKDMVSILSSRLNDDQHQAIQADSEEEDEVFDSSKESVELYCVHAREKLTNSIRLQWRRLKSHVERLDSQASLAQMGDSKNTDTVSRETHEEEMDRLKLEIQQCKDFIQTQQQLLQQQLSSPCDEETASLLSDCYMLQEKERFKEEWKTLEEQRKIFERERRNFTEAAIRLSHERKAFEDDRATWLKHQFLNMTPFPDSKKPQMSKSKSAFLISKPEASAAPAPEKLIKCPSPTPRCVPLTLPSTADQYQTRGLTPESRLTKPKRKTERVEESSIFSNGNVPVQRKQWNNSEDHSRHTLAKEKTSSI from the exons ATGCCGGAGTCTTCGCTGG TCAAggacatcagcagcagctctgctgaATGTAGATCTGCTCCCTTGAGGCGGTTTAGTCAATCATCGCTGCCACTGCACAGAAACTACATGTTCAGTAACTTCTGCACAGAGCACAATGTGCAGGAATGTCTCTCTCACATCAATCAG GAGGTGTCATCTCTTGGCCTCCCACCAGTATGGACGGAGGCGAGCGGCAGTTCAGAGATGAATGTTGTGGCTGTGCTAAATTGCATGTATGACCTGATTCAGCTGCACCGCAGGGGTCTCCGGACCCTGGAAAACATGGAAGTGGAGCAGCTAAAGTCAAGCAGCAATGTGGACTTCTTGCAGCTCAACAACACCCAACTAAAA GAGCAGCTTGAACTGTCCAAAAGAGAAAACACGGGACTCCTTGAAAGAGAGCGACAGCTGCAGCTGAAAGTGAAGAGTTTGCAAAACTGCCTGAAAAATGAGAAAGAAGAG GTGCAAAAACTTCAGAACATAATCGCAAGCCGGGCCAGCCAGTACAATCATGAgatgaaaaggaaagaaagagaattTAACAAACTGAAGGAGCGCTTGAATCAACTTCTGATCgacaaaaaggagaaaaaacaag CTATTGATGTATTAAACAACATTGGAAGAGCTGATGGGAAGAGAAGCCTTTGGAAAACTGAAAAGacagaagcaaa GCACGAGGGAGAGATGTATAAGACTCTGCTGAGTGACTATGACACCCGACAAAgggagctgctgctggaaaaTGCAGAGTTGAagaaagtgctgcagcagatgaAAAAAGACATGGTGTCCATTCTGAGTTCAAGACTAAACGATGACCAGCATCAAGCTATACAG GCTGACTCAGAGGAGGAAGACGAAGTGTTTGATTCCAGTAAAGAAAGTGTAGAACTGTATTGTGTTCACGCTCGGGAGAAGCTGACCAACAGTATTCGCCTCCAGTGGAGAAGACTCAAGAGCCACGTTGAAAGACTGGACAGCCAAG CATCTTTGGCTCAGATGGGCGACAGCAAAAACACTGATACAGTTTCCAGAGAGACCCATGAGGAGGAGATGGACAGACTGAAGCTGGAGATCCAACAGTGCAAAGACTTTATTCAAACACAACAGCAGCTCCTGCAG CAACAGCTGAGCTCTCCGTGCGACGAAGAGACGGCATCCCTGCTGAGTGACTGCTACATGCTGCAGGAGAAAGAACGCTTTAAAGAGGAGTGGAAGACCCTCGAGGAACAGAGAAAGATCtttgagagggagaggaggaactTCACTGAAGCAGCTATACGACTTAGCCATGAG AGAAAGGCCTTTGAGGACGATCGAGCGACGTGGCTGAAACACCAGTTTTTAAACATGACTCCATTTCCTGACTCAAAGAAACCCCAGATGTCAAAGTCAAAAAGTGCCTTTTTAATAT CTAAACCGGAGGCAAGTGCAGCGCCTGCTCCAGAAAAGCTCATTAAATGCCCTTCCCCCACACCAAGATGTGTTCCACTGACGTTGCCATCAACAGCCGACCAGTATCAAACACGTGGCCTTACTCCAGAAAGCAG ATTGACCAAACCAAAGAGAAAGACTGAACGTGTTGAAGAATCCAGCATCTTCTCAAATGGAAATGTTCCAGTTCAGCGCAAACAGTGGAACAACAGTGAAGaccacagcagacacacactcgCAAAGGAAAAGACCAGCTCTATATGA
- the LOC131977876 gene encoding afadin- and alpha-actinin-binding protein-like isoform X1 gives MPESSLEVKDISSSSAECRSAPLRRFSQSSLPLHRNYMFSNFCTEHNVQECLSHINQEVSSLGLPPVWTEASGSSEMNVVAVLNCMYDLIQLHRRGLRTLENMEVEQLKSSSNVDFLQLNNTQLKEQLELSKRENTGLLERERQLQLKVKSLQNCLKNEKEEVQKLQNIIASRASQYNHEMKRKEREFNKLKERLNQLLIDKKEKKQAIDVLNNIGRADGKRSLWKTEKTEAKHEGEMYKTLLSDYDTRQRELLLENAELKKVLQQMKKDMVSILSSRLNDDQHQAIQADSEEEDEVFDSSKESVELYCVHAREKLTNSIRLQWRRLKSHVERLDSQASLAQMGDSKNTDTVSRETHEEEMDRLKLEIQQCKDFIQTQQQLLQQQLSSPCDEETASLLSDCYMLQEKERFKEEWKTLEEQRKIFERERRNFTEAAIRLSHERKAFEDDRATWLKHQFLNMTPFPDSKKPQMSKSKSAFLISKPEASAAPAPEKLIKCPSPTPRCVPLTLPSTADQYQTRGLTPESRLTKPKRKTERVEESSIFSNGNVPVQRKQWNNSEDHSRHTLAKEKTSSI, from the exons ATGCCGGAGTCTTCGCTGG AAGTCAAggacatcagcagcagctctgctgaATGTAGATCTGCTCCCTTGAGGCGGTTTAGTCAATCATCGCTGCCACTGCACAGAAACTACATGTTCAGTAACTTCTGCACAGAGCACAATGTGCAGGAATGTCTCTCTCACATCAATCAG GAGGTGTCATCTCTTGGCCTCCCACCAGTATGGACGGAGGCGAGCGGCAGTTCAGAGATGAATGTTGTGGCTGTGCTAAATTGCATGTATGACCTGATTCAGCTGCACCGCAGGGGTCTCCGGACCCTGGAAAACATGGAAGTGGAGCAGCTAAAGTCAAGCAGCAATGTGGACTTCTTGCAGCTCAACAACACCCAACTAAAA GAGCAGCTTGAACTGTCCAAAAGAGAAAACACGGGACTCCTTGAAAGAGAGCGACAGCTGCAGCTGAAAGTGAAGAGTTTGCAAAACTGCCTGAAAAATGAGAAAGAAGAG GTGCAAAAACTTCAGAACATAATCGCAAGCCGGGCCAGCCAGTACAATCATGAgatgaaaaggaaagaaagagaattTAACAAACTGAAGGAGCGCTTGAATCAACTTCTGATCgacaaaaaggagaaaaaacaag CTATTGATGTATTAAACAACATTGGAAGAGCTGATGGGAAGAGAAGCCTTTGGAAAACTGAAAAGacagaagcaaa GCACGAGGGAGAGATGTATAAGACTCTGCTGAGTGACTATGACACCCGACAAAgggagctgctgctggaaaaTGCAGAGTTGAagaaagtgctgcagcagatgaAAAAAGACATGGTGTCCATTCTGAGTTCAAGACTAAACGATGACCAGCATCAAGCTATACAG GCTGACTCAGAGGAGGAAGACGAAGTGTTTGATTCCAGTAAAGAAAGTGTAGAACTGTATTGTGTTCACGCTCGGGAGAAGCTGACCAACAGTATTCGCCTCCAGTGGAGAAGACTCAAGAGCCACGTTGAAAGACTGGACAGCCAAG CATCTTTGGCTCAGATGGGCGACAGCAAAAACACTGATACAGTTTCCAGAGAGACCCATGAGGAGGAGATGGACAGACTGAAGCTGGAGATCCAACAGTGCAAAGACTTTATTCAAACACAACAGCAGCTCCTGCAG CAACAGCTGAGCTCTCCGTGCGACGAAGAGACGGCATCCCTGCTGAGTGACTGCTACATGCTGCAGGAGAAAGAACGCTTTAAAGAGGAGTGGAAGACCCTCGAGGAACAGAGAAAGATCtttgagagggagaggaggaactTCACTGAAGCAGCTATACGACTTAGCCATGAG AGAAAGGCCTTTGAGGACGATCGAGCGACGTGGCTGAAACACCAGTTTTTAAACATGACTCCATTTCCTGACTCAAAGAAACCCCAGATGTCAAAGTCAAAAAGTGCCTTTTTAATAT CTAAACCGGAGGCAAGTGCAGCGCCTGCTCCAGAAAAGCTCATTAAATGCCCTTCCCCCACACCAAGATGTGTTCCACTGACGTTGCCATCAACAGCCGACCAGTATCAAACACGTGGCCTTACTCCAGAAAGCAG ATTGACCAAACCAAAGAGAAAGACTGAACGTGTTGAAGAATCCAGCATCTTCTCAAATGGAAATGTTCCAGTTCAGCGCAAACAGTGGAACAACAGTGAAGaccacagcagacacacactcgCAAAGGAAAAGACCAGCTCTATATGA
- the LOC131977975 gene encoding atrial natriuretic peptide receptor 2-like, whose product MALRTATSLYLCFLLGVHCWHDLDNTEYDCWPINSPNDYNMISCGGLEMAWVQRPPEKITNGKDFNVSYTVTAPDSFYEYAVRNKIFQFSEASEAKRFCHEHECPANWNSANELNCCVYHANIHSCPLGLMKQGGICGPWIPDDGEIVTHTVSQAGQMTQKLWTSKVVLVHVGVTSVIAHIKIGQMHAALESKVNVVSAQVCGDKKCEKEENCLNCPADCGICPMSITIKVAIGLPVALFSSGFILTMVWLQYQKQKLLWDESWIINYKSIIFVCDNGLSSIISLQRIKSISTISRTTDVTVCTGVNTSFKQGFIQPGIYDGRRVAVKHIQNKHFTLSKTIRKEVKEVRQLDHPNLCKFIGGSTEVPYVSIITEHCPKGSLSDVLLNDDIPINWGFRLSFATDIARGMSYLHQHKVFHGRLHSRNCVIDDRWVCKISDYGLTAYRREDFEAISNGFTCGDVNRIYCAPEVLLGSSSNMTPAADVYSYSMILVEIAIRSDLISDQTEGARMDILWRPPLPEVKAGKADTDCPSQGDYCELIKKCWCHNVTMRPTFEQVKKMLDKMNPHKVSPVDMMMNLMGKYSKHLEAIVAERTQDLLQEKQKTDRLLYSMLPKRVADDLRQGRTAEAQSYSNATVYFSDIVGFTQLSGSSTPHQVVNFLNQLYTTFDDIIDNYDVYKVETIGDAYMVVSGVPQENGINHAGEIASMALDLVSVCHTFKIPHKPNTQLKVRAGIHSGPVVAGVVGTKMPRYCLFGDTVNTASRMESTSEALKIQVSGTTADLLHTLRGYVLTCRGTLNVKGKGEMKTWWLEAKREDYTDPLLRTSELPVPVSD is encoded by the exons ATGGCTCTACGGACAGCGACATCCCTGTACCTGTGTTTCCTGCTG GGAGTACATTGCTGGCATGATCTGGACAACACTGAGTACGACTGTTGGCCGATCAACAGTCCAAATGATTACAACATGATCAGCTGTGGtg GACTGGAAATGGCCTGGGTGCAGCGCCCGCCAGAGAAAATAACCAATGGGAAGGATTTCAATGTCTCGTACACGGTGACGGCTCCAGATTCCTTCTACGAGTACGCAGTCAGGAACAAGATTTTCCAGTTCAG TGAAGCGTCAGAGGCAAAGAGGTTCTGTCATGAACACGAGTGCCCTGCAAACTGGAACAGCGCCAACGAACTGAACTGCTGTGTTTATCATGCCAACATCCACTCCTGTCCTCTGGGCCTGATG AAACAAGGTGGGATCTGTGGCCCGTGGATTCCTGACGATGGTGAAATAGTGACTCACACTGTCTCCCAGGCGGGCCAGATGACTCAGAAGTTATGGACTTCAAAG GTGGTGCTGGTCCATGTGGGAGTCACCTCAGTTATTGCTCATATCAAAATAGGACAGATGCATGCAGCTCTGGAGTCCAAAGTGAATGTTGTCAGTGCTCAAG TGTGCGGGGATAAAAAGTGCGAGAAGGAGGAGAACTGTCTGAACTGTCCTGCAGACTGTGGCATCTGCCCCATGTCCATCACTATCAAGGTGGCCATCGGGCTTCCTGTTGCTCTTTTCAGCAGCGGCTTCATCCTAACCATGGTG TGGCTCCAGTACCAGAAACAGAAGTTGCTCTGGGACGAAAGCTGGATCATTAACTACAAGAGCATAATATTTG TGTGTGACAACGGCCTCAGCAGCATTATCAGCCTGCAGCGCATCAAGAGTATCTCCACCATCAGTCGAACTACTGATGTGACCGTGTGCACCGGAGTCAACACCTCCTTCAAACAAGGCTTCATCCAGCCAGGCATCTA TGACGGGAGGAGGGTGGCTGTGAAACACATCCAGAATAAACATTTCACGCTTTCTAAAACCATCAGGAAGGAGGTGAAAGAAGTCAG GCAACTGGACCACCCCAATCTATGCAAGTTCATTGGTGGTTCCACTGAGGTGCCGTACGTCAGCATCATCACAGAGCACTGCCCCAAAGGAAGTCTGTCTGATGTCCTGCTCAACGACGACATCCCCATCAACTGGGGCTTCAG ACTGTCCTTTGCTACCGACATCGCCCGCGGGATGTCTTACCTGCACCAACACAAGGTGTTTCATGGGAGACTTCACTCCAGAAACTGTGTCATCGACGACCGTTGGGTTTGCAAAATCTCAG ATTACGGGCTAACAGCCTACAGGAGGGAGGACTTTGAGGCCATCAGTAATGGCTTCACTTGTGGGGATGTAAACCGTATATACTGCGCCCCCGAGGTCCTGCTGGGAAGCAGCTCCAATATGACGCCAGCAGCAGATGTCTACAG CTACTCCATGATTCTGGTTGAGATTGCAATTCGCTCTGACCTCATTTCA GACCAAACTGAGGGAGCGAGGATGGATATCTTGTGGCGCCCCCCTCTGCCTGAAGTGAAAGCAGGGAAGGCAGATACTGACTGTCCCAGTCAAGGAGACTACTGTGAG CTTATTAAGAAGTGCTGGTGTCATAATGTCACCATGAGGCCCACATTTGAGCAGGTGAAGAAGATGCTCGACAAAATGAACCCACACAAAGTCAGCCCAGTGGACATGATGATGAACCTG ATGGGGAAGTACAGCAAACATCTGGAGGCCATAGTGGCTGAGAGGACACAGGACCTTCTTCAAGAGAAACAGAAGACTGATCGGCTGTTATACA GTATGTTACCAAAACGGGTGGCTGATGACCTTCGTCAAGGCCGGACAGCAGAAGCTCAGAGCTATTCCAACGCCACCGTCTACTTCAG CGATATTGTCGGCTTCACTCAGCTGTCTGGCTCCAGCACTCCCCACCAGGTTGTGAACTTCCTTAACCAGCTCTACACAACCTTTGATGACATTATTGACAATTATGACGTCTACAAAGTGGAGACAATAGGCGATGCTT ACATGGTGGTCTctggggtccctcaagaaaatgGCATCAATCATGCTGGAGAGATAGCCAGCATGGCTCTTGATCTGGTCAGTGTCTGCCACACTTTCAAGATCCCTCACAAACCCAACACACAGCTGAAGGTACGCGCCGGCATCCACTCAG GGCCTGTTGTGGCTGGTGTGGTTGGCACCAAGATGCCTCGCTACTGCCTGTTTGGGGACACGGTCAACACGGCATCTCGCATGGAGTCAACAAGTGAAG CTCTGAAGATCCAGGTGAGTGGAACCACAGCTGACCTGCTTCACACACTCAGAGGTTAcgttctgacatgcagagggaCACTTAATGTGAAG GGAAAAGGGGAGATGAAGACATGGTGGCTTGAAGCAAAGAGAGAGGATTACACAGACCCACTGCTCAGAACATCTGAGCTCCCTGTGCCAGTTAGTGACTAG